A genomic window from Triticum urartu cultivar G1812 chromosome 7, Tu2.1, whole genome shotgun sequence includes:
- the LOC125521525 gene encoding cysteine-rich receptor-like protein kinase 44, which produces MGYGILAVVIVLFVLPPARPLEDSICDAGSSSSSSFEANLKLLAAALPSNASSAAAGFATLSAGTAYAMALCRGDANASSCAACVAVAFRAAGERCHNTTSVTMYEDDCVLRFANRQFLDFLKAEQWQVGELSGAVTRSENRRVPAVAADWFSAAATAILSAVSARAVASSNSTPNAKKYFATGEVEFDPRIYVLAQCVPLLTPAQCSGCLGQLLSQIKTHMGATPPWVTSRVEWCGLRYGVSPFYEGQAMLQLEAPPSPTSATTPDTFGPEKKKTSAAGISVGVACSLVLISILSVSVFIRSRRRIKATKRDNPFKKISRAQCTIFDLPTLEEATDNFSQRNKLGEGGFGAVYKGILPDGKEIAVKKLVGTAGHGLHQLHNEVLLLAELQHKNLVRLHGFYSHRDDTLLVYEYIKNGSLDNFLSNTRDGHTLAWEQQYNIILGIAKGMLYLHEDSSMRIIHRDLKPNNILLDEDMDPKIADFGLARLLGEGHTHTMTSGAAGTPGYMAPEYVYHRRVSPKIDIFSYGVLILQIVTRRKECWSDDSNTVNLITEVWNHWKKGTISQMMDQKLNQHTRNQQLRCVHVGLMCVQLNPDDRPEISTAIFMLTRDNVELQPPEEPAFFFGSFSHGRNLLSSSGGSANSNFMFGEEISVNGVTITEPYPR; this is translated from the exons ATGGGCTATGGCATCCTCGCCGTGGTCATTGTCCTGTTCGTGCTTCCTCCAGCTCGTCCGCTAGAGGACAGCATCTGCGACGCCGGCAGCTCCTCCAGCAGCTCATTTGAGGCGAACCTGAAGCTCCTCGCGGCGGCGCTGCCCTCCAACGCGTCCTCCGCGGCGGCAGGCTTCGCTACCCTCTCCGCCGGCACGGCCTACGCGATGGCGCTGTGCCGCGGGGACGCCAACGCCTCGTCCTGCGCCGCCTGCGTGGCGGTGGCGTTCCGTGCCGCCGGGGAGAGGTGCCACAACACCACGAGCGTCACCATGTACGAGGACGACTGCGTCCTCCGCTTCGCCAACCGCCAGTTCTTGGACTTCCTCAAGGCCGAGCAGTGGCAGGTCGGCGAGCTTAG TGGAGCCGTAACTAGATCGGAAAATAGGAGAGTTCCGGCAGTCGCGGCTGACTGGTTCAGCGCCGCGGCCACGGCCATCCTCAGCGCCGTGTCTGCCCGCGCAGTGGCCAGCAGCAATTCGACCCCCAACGCCAAGAAGTACTTCGCCACGGGTGAGGTTGAGTTCGACCCCAGGATCTACGTGCTCGCGCAGTGCGTGCCGCTCTTGACGCCGGCGCAGTGCAGCGGCTGTCTCGGGCAGCTCCTGTCGCAGATTAAAACCCACATGGGCGCCACACCACCATGGGTTACATCACGTGTGGAGTGGTGCGGCCTGAGGTATGGCGTGTCGCCCTTCTACGAGGGCCAGGCCATGCTGCAGCTTGAGGCGCCACCTTCGCCGACATCTGCTACTACCCCAGACACCTTTGGACCAG AGAAGAAAAAGACTAGCGCAGCAGGGATCTCTGTGGGCGTCGCTTGTTCCCTTGTATTGATATCGATTCTTTCGGTTTCTGTCTTCATTCGCTCCAGGAGAAGGATTAAGGCTACCAAGCGTGACAACC CATTCAAGAAAATTTCGAGAGCACAGTGTACCATCTTTGATTTGCCTACGCTGGAAGAGGCAACTGACAACTTCTCGCAGAGGAATAAGCTCGGAGAAGGCGGCTTTGGTGCTGTGTACAAG GGAATTCTCCCAGATGGGAAGGAAATAGCAGTGAAGAAACTTGTGGGGACAGCTGGGCATGGTTTGCATCAGCTGCACAATGAGGTGCTGCTCTTGGCAGAGCTCCAGCACAAGAACCTTGTTCGATTACACGGCTTCTACTCGCATCGGGATGATACGCTTCTTGTTTATGAATACATCAAGAATGGGAGCCTTGACAACTTTCTATCCA ATACTAGAGATGGACACACACTAGCTTGGGAACAACAGTACAACATCATTCTCGGTATTGCAAAGGGAATGTTGTATCTTCACGAGGACTCGAGCATGAGGATTATCCATCGGGATCTGAAACCTAACAACATTCTTCTTGACGAGGACATGGATCCGAAAATTGCTGACTTTGGGTTGGCAAGGCTGCTAGGAGAAGGGCACACGCATACCATGACATCTGGAGCTGCTGGAACGCC AGGCTATATGGCTCCCGAGTACGTGTATCATCGACGTGTGTCACCCAAGATTGATATTTTCAGCTATGGTGTATTGATCCTGCAAATCGTTACTAGGAGAAAAGAGTGTTGGTCCGATGATAGCAACACTGTGAATCTCATCACTGAA GTGTGGAATCATTGGAAAAAGGGAACAATTTCACAAATGATGGACCAAAAACTCAACCAACATACTCGGAACCAACAGCTACGATGTGTACATGTCGGGCTGATGTGTGTCCAACTGAACCCTGACGACAGGCCTGAGATATCCACGGCCATTTTCATGTTAACCAGGGACAACGTGGAGCTTCAGCCACCGGAAGAACCTGCATTCTTTTTCGGGAGCTTCAGCCACGGGAGGAACCTGCTATCTTCTTCCGGAGGTTCAGCTAACTCTAATTTCATGTTCGGGGAGGAAATTTCTGTGAATGGAGTTACAATTACAGAGCCGTATCCTAGGTAA